GCGGCTGCGGTGAACAGGTCGGGTTCCACGCTCGAAACCCTATGGCACACCACTGACATTGCCTGTCCGGCGGATCATGTGAGCGGGCGCGCTGCGGGCCGTGTCGCCCGCACCACCGCCGCGCGGCGGTGTCCTCAATCGCCGGACGGGCTTGATGTGACTGAGCTCAGCCACATCAAGCCCGCTGGGGGCACCTCCCAGCGGTAGCTGGGGGAGATTGAGGACGCGCCCGCAGGGCGCCCACAGCCGCAAGCCGGCCGGCTAGGCGGTGCCGCCGGTCCAGAACCACCACCACTTGGTGAGGATCAGCATCCCGATGATCCCGACCCACAGGACGGGCACCACCCAGTGGAACTCCAGCAGCGCGCGCTTGAGCCCCGCCGGGGCGGGGATGAAGCCGTGCCGGAGGTTCTGCACGGTCACGTACCAGAACATGACGATGGTCGCGACCCAGGCGAGGCAGCACCACAGGCACAGCGAGCCGATCACGTACAGCGACTGGTACTGGAGCCAGGTGCAGAAGGCGACGCCGAAGAGCGTGCCGGCCTCCATACCCAGCCAGTACCAGCGGCGGTAGCGGGCGCCGGCGAGGAGGGCCAGCCCGATCGCGATGATCGCGCCGTAGGCGACCAGGCCCAGCATCGGGTTCGGGAAGCCGAACGCCGCGGCCTGGTCGCTCTCCATGATGTTGCCGCAGGAGACGATGGGGTTGAGGCTGCACCCGGGGGTGAACGTCTTCCCCTCGGCCTTGGCCTCGAGGATCTTGTTCTTGTCGAGCGTGATGACCCAGGCCGCGAGCAGCCCCAGCGCACCGGTGATCACCAGGAGCAGGGCGAAGCCGCGCCCGCCGCCCACCGGGCCCGGGGCGGGGCCGTCCCGCTCGTCGCCGTCGAGGTCGGAGCGGTCAAGAGCCGAAGTGGTCATAGCGCCGTTGATCCCATCAGTCGGTCGTTGCCGCCCATTCTGCACCAACGCCCTTGTAATCAGCCCTGCGCGGCCCGCAGTTCACTCACGACGGCGTCGAGCGCGACGGCCTTCTGCTCACCGCTCTGCAGGTCCTTGAGCTGGACCACGCCCTCGGCCAGGTCCCGCTCGCCCGCGACGAGCGCGAAGCGGGCGCCGGAGCGGTTCGCGGACTTCATCGCGTTCTTCAGGCCCTTGCCGCCGAAGGCGAAGTCGGTGGCGACGCCCGCCCGGCGCAGCTCGGTCACGAGACCGAACAGCACCCGCCGCGCCTCCTCGCCGAGCGGCACGGCGAAGACCTCGGTCGGGGAGGGCAGTTCGAGCTCGATGCCCTCGGACGCCAGCGCGAGCACCGTACGGTCCACGCCCAGCGCCCAGCCGACGGACGGCAGTGCGGGGCCGCCGATCATCTCGGACAGGCCGTCGTAGCGGCCGCCGCCGCCGACCGCGGACTGCGAGCCGAGACCGCCGTGGACGAACTCGAAGGTGGTGCGGGTGTAGTAGTCCAGGCCGCGCACGAGCTTCTCGTCGTCCTCGAAGGCGACGCCCGCGGCGGTCAGCAGCGCGCGCACCTCCTCGTGGTAGGCCTTGCAGGCCTCGCACAGGTGGTCGCGGAGCATGGGCGCGCCGACCAGCTGCTTCTGGACGGCCTCGCGCTTGTCGTCGAGGACGCGGAGCGGGTTGATCTCGATCCGGCGGCGGGTGTCCTCGTCGAGGTCGAGGCCGCGCAGGAACTCCTGGAGGGCCTCGCGGTAGGCGGGGCGGCACTCCTTGTCACCGAGCGAGTTCAGCAGCAGCCGGAAGTTCTGCAGACCGAGCGACTTGTAGGCGTCGACGGCCAGGATGATCAGCTCGGCGTCCAGCGCCGGGTCCTCCGCGCCGATGGCCTCCGCGCCGACCTGCGAGAAGTGACGGTAGCGGCCGGCCTGCGGGCGCTCGTAGCGGTAGTAGGAGCCGGAGTACCAGAGCTTGACGGGCAGGTTGCCTGCCTTGTGCAGATTGGCCTCCAGTGCCGCGCGCAGCACGGAGGCGGTGCCCTCGGGGCGCAGCGCGAGCTCGTCGCCGCCGCGCGTGGTGAGGGTGTACATCTCCTTGGTCACGATGTCGGTGGACTCGCCGACGCCGCGGGAGAACAGCTCGACCTGCTCGAAGCCGGGGGTCTCGATGTAGCCGTACCCCGAGCGCTTGAGCGGCGCGGCGATGGCCTCGCGCACGGCGAGGTAGACCGCGGAGTCCGGCGGGGTCAGATCGTAGGTGCCCTTGGGGGCCTTGAAGGTGCTCACGGAAAAATCGTCACATTCCTCGTCGCGGAGGGGCGGTAGCGCCGCCTCCGAAGCCGCGTCGCGCGTCGCCGGCTGTGGCCTGCAGTTCCCGCAGGTACGGGTTGGTGGCGCGCTCGCGGCCGATGCTGGTCTGGGGGCCGTGGCCGGACAGCACCACGGTCGAGTCGTCCAGGGGCAGGCACACACGGGCCAGCGACTGGAGCATCTCGGTGTGGTCGCCACCGGGCAGGTCGGTGCGTCCGATGGAGCCGGCGAACAACAGGTCGCCCGAGAAGAACACCGAGGGGATCTCGGCGGTCTCGGGCATCCGGAAGGTCACCGACCCCTTGGTATGCCCGGGCGCGTGCGCGACGGTGAACTCCATCCCCGCGAGGTCCAGCCGGGCGCCATCGGTCAGCTCCTTGACGTCGTCCGGCTCGCCCACGGTGAGCTCGCCCACGAGCTGCTGCCCGAAGGCGCGGCCGAGGGCCTTCTCCGGGTCGCTCATCATGTAGCGGTCGGCGGGGTGGATCCAGGCCGGGACGTCATGGGCGCCGCACACCGGGACGACCGAGGCGACGTGGTCGATATGGCCGTGGGTGAGGACGACGGCGACGGGCTTGAGCCGATGCTTCTTGAGTGCGTCCTCGACGCCCTGGGCCGCCTGGTGGCCCGGGTCGATGATCACGCACTCCTCGCCTGCGGCAGGGGCGACCAGATAG
The window above is part of the Streptomyces syringium genome. Proteins encoded here:
- a CDS encoding vitamin K epoxide reductase family protein; amino-acid sequence: MTTSALDRSDLDGDERDGPAPGPVGGGRGFALLLVITGALGLLAAWVITLDKNKILEAKAEGKTFTPGCSLNPIVSCGNIMESDQAAAFGFPNPMLGLVAYGAIIAIGLALLAGARYRRWYWLGMEAGTLFGVAFCTWLQYQSLYVIGSLCLWCCLAWVATIVMFWYVTVQNLRHGFIPAPAGLKRALLEFHWVVPVLWVGIIGMLILTKWWWFWTGGTA
- the hisS gene encoding histidine--tRNA ligase, which encodes MSTFKAPKGTYDLTPPDSAVYLAVREAIAAPLKRSGYGYIETPGFEQVELFSRGVGESTDIVTKEMYTLTTRGGDELALRPEGTASVLRAALEANLHKAGNLPVKLWYSGSYYRYERPQAGRYRHFSQVGAEAIGAEDPALDAELIILAVDAYKSLGLQNFRLLLNSLGDKECRPAYREALQEFLRGLDLDEDTRRRIEINPLRVLDDKREAVQKQLVGAPMLRDHLCEACKAYHEEVRALLTAAGVAFEDDEKLVRGLDYYTRTTFEFVHGGLGSQSAVGGGGRYDGLSEMIGGPALPSVGWALGVDRTVLALASEGIELELPSPTEVFAVPLGEEARRVLFGLVTELRRAGVATDFAFGGKGLKNAMKSANRSGARFALVAGERDLAEGVVQLKDLQSGEQKAVALDAVVSELRAAQG
- a CDS encoding MBL fold metallo-hydrolase, with product MLIAGFPAGAWGTNCYLVAPAAGEECVIIDPGHQAAQGVEDALKKHRLKPVAVVLTHGHIDHVASVVPVCGAHDVPAWIHPADRYMMSDPEKALGRAFGQQLVGELTVGEPDDVKELTDGARLDLAGMEFTVAHAPGHTKGSVTFRMPETAEIPSVFFSGDLLFAGSIGRTDLPGGDHTEMLQSLARVCLPLDDSTVVLSGHGPQTSIGRERATNPYLRELQATAGDARRGFGGGATAPPRRGM